Proteins encoded within one genomic window of Mesobacillus subterraneus:
- a CDS encoding competence protein CoiA produces the protein MLVANKSDGTSLSLGERWEKSDLIEIRSREKFHCPECGEEVAMKLGSKKIWHFSHLAGGSCQYEYDRESEYHLSGKLQLFNWLKKQGIQAELEHFDQQMKQKPDIAFKLQNQKYAIEFQCSVIPEEIFVKRTETYLHYGVIPIWIAAETLVKRKKHNIVSMNNFLYLFIRQTRNSWNIPAFCPMLGQFINLNGTIPITSKKTITNMVVNSLHQYSVENLLSPIDTPFPILKIWLAENQKLKSRYVTSPGAWQNPFLKELYRNHLSILTLPSEIGLPVRSSPYIETPSLIWQTFLYIDVFRHYEKGDIILYAKIRDAFNRRVRRKEIKLRTLPVARQKDHWYALAEYVFLLTKVSYLERINSGKVRVLRKIIIPGTIDEQINSEANFFNKYRNEIIQSIFH, from the coding sequence GTGCTAGTGGCGAATAAAAGCGATGGTACAAGTTTATCACTAGGTGAAAGGTGGGAAAAAAGTGATTTAATAGAAATAAGATCGCGGGAAAAGTTCCACTGTCCTGAATGTGGAGAAGAGGTGGCTATGAAACTCGGAAGCAAGAAGATTTGGCACTTTTCTCATTTGGCTGGAGGCAGCTGTCAATATGAGTATGATCGTGAATCTGAATATCATCTATCCGGAAAGCTTCAGCTATTCAATTGGCTGAAAAAGCAAGGAATCCAAGCTGAACTTGAACATTTTGACCAACAAATGAAACAGAAACCAGACATTGCTTTTAAGCTGCAAAACCAAAAATATGCAATTGAATTCCAATGTTCAGTTATACCGGAAGAAATTTTTGTGAAAAGGACGGAAACTTATTTGCATTATGGTGTAATTCCAATTTGGATTGCTGCTGAAACCTTGGTCAAGCGCAAGAAACATAATATTGTATCAATGAATAACTTCCTCTATCTCTTCATCAGGCAGACAAGGAACTCCTGGAATATCCCTGCTTTTTGTCCGATGTTAGGGCAATTCATCAATTTGAATGGAACGATTCCGATCACTTCCAAAAAGACAATCACGAATATGGTAGTGAACTCACTTCATCAGTATTCGGTAGAGAATCTTCTGAGCCCAATCGATACGCCATTCCCTATATTAAAGATATGGCTAGCTGAAAATCAAAAACTAAAATCCCGCTACGTAACTTCCCCCGGAGCATGGCAAAATCCTTTTCTGAAAGAACTCTATCGCAATCACCTTAGTATTCTTACACTTCCATCCGAAATCGGCCTTCCTGTCCGCTCTAGCCCATATATTGAAACGCCTTCACTCATATGGCAGACATTCCTTTACATAGATGTATTCCGCCATTATGAAAAGGGGGACATCATCCTTTATGCAAAAATCAGGGATGCCTTTAATAGGCGAGTGAGAAGGAAAGAAATCAAACTTCGAACTCTGCCTGTTGCTAGGCAAAAAGATCATTGGTATGCTCTTGCTGAATATGTATTTCTTTTAACCAAGGTTTCCTATTTGGAAAGAATCAATTCAGGTAAAGTGAGAGTACTCCGAAAAATTATTATCCCGGGGACAATTGACGAACAAATCAATTCAGAAGCCAACTTTTTCAACAAGTACCGAAATGAAATTATACAATCAATATTCCACTAA